In Candidatus Binataceae bacterium, the genomic window TTACATCGACCGTGTGTCCCGTCGCCGCCGCATGAATCGCGAGCGCCGCACTCATCGTGGTCTTACCAACGCCGCCAGGACCGAGACAGATCAGCACGCGCCGGCCGTCGATCAGAAGTTTGTCCGGTGTCATGCCGCGGCCAGAGCCGGCTCCAGTGCGCGGCTCAATTGCGCGACTTCACGAAAGTTCATCGCGGGCGTGAAGAGCATCGGCAGTACGATCGTCGCCAACCCCGCTTCGCGCAGCGTTTCGATTCCGATCACGGCGCGCTCGTGCGTGGCGTAGCGACGAATTGCGAGCTCCGCGTAAGCACCCAGGGGCGTAAGCGCGGCGAGCTCGGATGTATCGAAGAGCTGCTCTGGCGTGCGATTCATAATCGCGAAAATCGGCGCGGCGCCGAACCGCTCCCGAATCGCGGCCGCAGTTTCAATCGCCTCGCGAATCGCGAGATCCTCAGGCGTTACCGTGATCACGACGCCGAAGCGCGTCGGGTCGATGAGAAACTTCTCGACCGAATCTGCGAGGCGATTGAGCGCTCCTGCCGGCGCGATACCCTTGAGGCCGGGCGGCACCGACAGCAACTCCAGCGCGGAGCCCGAGGCGGGGGCATCGATCACGACGAAACGATCTTCGAGTGCCGCATCTCCGCCCATGATTCGCAGCCGCTCCAGCAACAGAAATGCTTCGAGGCCGGGTAGCGCAGCGGTGACGTAGCCGAACGTCCTGCTCTTCAGCATCCGGCGCGAAATCGCGCGCAGCGGCACGATTCGCTCAATAAACGCGGTGAGCTCCGAGCGCGGGCTGAGCGAAACGACTTCGAGCGCGCCGTGCGGCTGAGCGAAATCCGCGAGGATCGCGGCTGCCGTGCCACGCCCGTCGAGGTCGGCAAGGATCGTCGGCCGCCTGCGCGCCAGCGCCATCGCGAGCGCGGCGGCAATCGTGCTCTTGCCGGTGCCTCCTTTGCCGGTCACGAACAAAACGCGCGGCAGATTCATCGGCTAGAATCTAAGTGGCCGTGATGAAACAGTAAACCGCGATAGCACCGAGAGCCGCAGTGACGCCGTCCCGACGCGTACAGAATTTTTCACCACTGATTGCTACCATGCGCGAGATGAACGTGACTGGCTTGGCGATATAGACGAGATTTGGAATGGGCGGTTCGACGACGCAGTTGAATTGGCTTACGAGAATCGCCGACTCCGCGAAATTAGGCTATGGCGGATCGGGCTGATTCAAGCGAGGCGTCAGGCAGCAAGCGGATAGGGAGCGAGCCGCAACTCGGGCGTGCGCTCAGGTATGGAGGCAGATCGAGCGAAATTTCGAGTTTCCAGCTT contains:
- a CDS encoding ArsA-related P-loop ATPase, which codes for MNLPRVLFVTGKGGTGKSTIAAALAMALARRRPTILADLDGRGTAAAILADFAQPHGALEVVSLSPRSELTAFIERIVPLRAISRRMLKSRTFGYVTAALPGLEAFLLLERLRIMGGDAALEDRFVVIDAPASGSALELLSVPPGLKGIAPAGALNRLADSVEKFLIDPTRFGVVITVTPEDLAIREAIETAAAIRERFGAAPIFAIMNRTPEQLFDTSELAALTPLGAYAELAIRRYATHERAVIGIETLREAGLATIVLPMLFTPAMNFREVAQLSRALEPALAAA